A single window of Desulfovibrio sp. G11 DNA harbors:
- a CDS encoding phage tail protein translates to MLQWVRSFFTICLLILPLLATLPPPVAGADSTSFDPTKVAVKAKGSGGVPVGTIISWPVATNPDDMDNWLECNGQSISQSVYPELFALVGPKVPDLRGLFLRGFGSQDSKHFGEVTHSSGALGDIQGDSIRENMTRGEFEAFCAGAVQRKSGVFAKSYTIYRSRDQSGWSYSPNAVLVFDMSSAGPTSNENRPVNMAVRYLMRARS, encoded by the coding sequence ATGTTACAATGGGTTCGCTCATTTTTCACTATTTGTCTTCTGATTCTCCCCCTGCTTGCAACACTGCCGCCGCCAGTCGCCGGAGCCGATTCCACCAGCTTTGACCCCACAAAGGTCGCTGTAAAGGCCAAAGGCTCCGGCGGCGTTCCGGTTGGAACCATCATTTCATGGCCAGTTGCGACGAATCCGGACGATATGGACAACTGGCTGGAATGTAACGGACAATCCATATCACAGTCAGTTTACCCGGAACTGTTTGCGCTTGTAGGGCCAAAAGTGCCTGATCTGAGGGGGTTGTTTCTGCGTGGATTTGGCTCCCAAGACTCAAAGCATTTTGGGGAGGTCACTCACTCCAGTGGAGCACTTGGGGATATTCAAGGCGACAGTATCCGTGAGAATATGACCAGAGGAGAATTTGAAGCATTCTGTGCAGGTGCGGTTCAACGGAAATCTGGAGTATTTGCGAAATCATATACTATATATCGGAGTCGTGACCAAAGCGGTTGGTCGTATTCGCCCAATGCAGTTTTGGTTTTTGACATGTCATCCGCTGGGCCTACCAGTAACGAAAACCGCCCTGTGAACATGGCCGTGCGGTACCTCATGCGCGCCCGATCATAA
- a CDS encoding DNA topoisomerase, with the protein MPRNTKENKQKAPPLPYCLSSLQKAASARWGMTAQQVLDVAQRLYEKKLTTYPRSDCSYLPVEQWDDAGHILSALACQPGLEKAAYGADPQMKSSAWNTAKVTAHHAIIPTGDLPGTLSAEELAVYEMIATAYILQFYPAMRYVFQKIQVKAADTLWEATGRHITESGWTSVTHEDEEDGQQEKEQSLPSVSQGDAVACAAVDIQKKKTTPPPRFTEGSLIEAMANIHRFVEDAAAKATLRENEGIGTEATRAGILETLKKRGYLIPQGKALVSTRLAGQVVDLTPQGLKDPVTTAKWESRLQSIAEGKDSLEAFMADQLQALPRLLEPLLSGQTSIRADGPVFPCPTCSKPLQKRQSETGPYWSCFRKDLHPDGKPVFFPDVHGRPGAQKRGPEQTDFKCEKCGTALQHLKGKKKNGAGTYDFFKCPNCESTFNNQAGKPTAREEPKDSGFNCPDCGKPLRPFKGISKRTRKVFSVFNCSGYPACKASFFEKDGKPNFTPK; encoded by the coding sequence TCCCCTGCCGTATTGCCTCTCCAGCCTTCAAAAAGCGGCATCAGCCCGATGGGGCATGACCGCCCAACAAGTGCTTGATGTAGCTCAACGTCTTTATGAAAAAAAGCTGACTACCTATCCACGCTCAGACTGCTCATATCTGCCGGTTGAGCAATGGGACGACGCGGGACATATCCTGTCGGCCCTGGCTTGCCAGCCGGGGCTGGAAAAAGCCGCATATGGGGCTGACCCGCAGATGAAATCCAGTGCTTGGAACACGGCAAAGGTCACAGCCCACCACGCGATCATTCCAACAGGGGATCTCCCCGGCACCCTCTCCGCTGAAGAGTTGGCCGTGTATGAAATGATTGCCACGGCCTATATCCTCCAGTTCTATCCCGCCATGAGATATGTTTTCCAGAAAATTCAAGTCAAGGCGGCGGATACACTATGGGAAGCCACTGGCCGGCACATAACGGAGTCTGGTTGGACGAGCGTGACGCATGAGGATGAGGAAGACGGGCAGCAGGAAAAAGAGCAGTCCCTTCCTTCAGTGTCTCAGGGTGATGCCGTGGCTTGTGCTGCTGTAGACATTCAAAAAAAGAAAACGACCCCGCCCCCTCGATTCACCGAAGGTAGCCTTATTGAGGCCATGGCCAATATCCATAGGTTTGTTGAAGATGCAGCCGCCAAGGCTACGCTACGCGAAAATGAGGGGATAGGTACGGAAGCAACCCGTGCCGGCATCCTGGAGACCCTTAAAAAGCGCGGCTATCTCATACCCCAGGGCAAAGCGTTGGTTTCCACACGCCTGGCCGGCCAGGTCGTTGACCTCACCCCACAGGGGCTCAAAGATCCAGTCACCACGGCCAAATGGGAAAGCCGTCTTCAGAGCATTGCTGAAGGCAAAGATTCCCTGGAGGCCTTCATGGCGGACCAGCTCCAAGCGCTGCCAAGGTTGCTTGAGCCTTTACTTTCCGGACAGACATCTATCAGAGCTGATGGCCCGGTGTTTCCCTGCCCCACCTGCAGCAAGCCTCTCCAGAAGCGCCAAAGTGAAACAGGCCCATACTGGAGTTGCTTCCGAAAGGATCTGCACCCTGATGGGAAGCCAGTTTTTTTCCCTGACGTTCATGGACGCCCTGGCGCACAAAAGCGCGGCCCTGAGCAGACGGATTTCAAATGCGAAAAATGCGGTACAGCCCTTCAGCACTTAAAGGGGAAAAAGAAAAACGGCGCGGGAACATATGATTTCTTTAAGTGCCCGAACTGCGAAAGCACTTTCAATAACCAGGCCGGCAAACCGACAGCACGGGAAGAACCCAAGGATTCTGGTTTCAACTGCCCGGATTGTGGTAAGCCGCTGCGCCCATTCAAGGGGATCAGCAAACGAACTCGAAAGGTATTCAGCGTCTTTAATTGTTCAGGTTATCCCGCCTGCAAAGCGTCCTTCTTCGAGAAGGATGGCAAGCCGAATTTCACCCCAAAATAA
- the rdgC gene encoding recombination-associated protein RdgC, which yields MAFLRTSTDLTVYRINDPAAVTADKLKRHAFRPIDDLTTEEIAVGWTNIDDMLDTAWALSVPEKGEWLCFTFRRDKRSIPGAALKKLYAEALKNEKESTPEQKFISRKRKAELKGLVKLRMLPNIEPSPALVDVALNMHSGLLLVSCSAKGLLASFEELMTNTFGVELQQPEASADVQAILRGLYNESLQIAHNDFTYQLSEAGHITLAGTNDDGDVQIVVKNDRASADAGLASGLSITKLKLTIERDDALSWTFKLNSSMSFSGLKSPATETTGKDEAALLEKLYLIEQAVGVIWKIFGVN from the coding sequence ATGGCCTTTTTGCGCACAAGCACTGACCTGACCGTATACCGTATCAATGATCCGGCTGCTGTTACAGCCGACAAACTGAAACGCCACGCCTTTAGGCCCATTGACGACCTCACAACCGAAGAAATAGCTGTGGGCTGGACTAATATCGATGACATGCTTGATACGGCCTGGGCGCTGTCAGTTCCAGAAAAAGGGGAATGGCTTTGTTTCACTTTCCGACGCGATAAAAGGAGCATCCCTGGGGCTGCCTTGAAAAAACTATACGCGGAAGCTCTGAAAAATGAAAAAGAGAGCACCCCTGAACAAAAGTTCATCAGCCGAAAGCGAAAGGCAGAACTGAAGGGACTGGTTAAACTTCGGATGCTTCCAAATATTGAACCGTCCCCCGCCCTGGTTGACGTGGCCCTGAACATGCATTCTGGCTTATTGCTTGTCAGTTGCTCTGCCAAGGGGCTTTTGGCCAGCTTTGAAGAACTCATGACCAATACTTTTGGCGTGGAGCTTCAGCAGCCGGAAGCCTCGGCCGACGTGCAAGCTATACTGCGCGGCCTTTACAATGAATCCCTCCAGATTGCCCACAATGACTTTACCTATCAGCTTTCTGAAGCTGGCCATATCACCCTTGCCGGAACCAATGACGATGGGGACGTACAGATTGTTGTCAAAAATGATAGAGCCAGCGCGGATGCAGGGCTTGCGTCAGGGCTTTCGATCACCAAACTGAAGCTCACAATTGAACGTGACGATGCGTTATCTTGGACTTTCAAGCTGAACTCTTCAATGAGCTTTTCCGGTTTGAAATCCCCGGCAACAGAAACAACAGGCAAAGATGAGGCCGCACTTCTTGAAAAGCTCTACCTGATTGAACAGGCCGTGGGCGTGATCTGGAAGATATTCGGCGTCAACTAG
- a CDS encoding EAL and HDOD domain-containing protein, producing the protein MLKDFFVARQPIFDHSGKLWAFELLFRTGLSEHAAIIDNPDAATMLVASGGFLRATSGLPDNIKLCINFTEKLIFQRFPLALPPQKTVIEILENVPVTPKLVERLRELKAEGYMIALDDFVGDPSYKDIFPYIDIIKLDCLGHSVAEVIDIKKRFSGTKCHFLAEKVESEAAFLAFRDQGISFFQGYYFAKPQILRGKRFTSFTAVRLKLAAEIEKDTPDIRGILAIVQSDVSLSYRLLRYINSTTFSFSNKITSIRQALILLGVIKAKYWLRLMLYADMLSPDANPEILRMALQRAHFLGELGVASNFTASKNESLFLVGMFSTLEAILGMPMNTLLRELPLSDEIKRALRGEPGMYADYLALAVAMELLDFTRANKLARVLCLPENIVSKSFELAIEKSDAMMNQLADV; encoded by the coding sequence ATGCTCAAAGATTTTTTTGTTGCACGCCAACCTATTTTTGACCATTCCGGTAAGCTTTGGGCCTTTGAGCTGCTTTTTCGCACTGGGCTTTCTGAACATGCGGCAATAATTGATAATCCCGATGCGGCCACCATGCTGGTAGCCTCTGGTGGATTTTTACGTGCCACATCGGGACTCCCCGACAACATCAAACTATGCATCAATTTCACTGAAAAACTGATTTTCCAGCGCTTTCCACTGGCGCTGCCTCCCCAGAAAACAGTTATCGAAATTCTGGAAAATGTCCCTGTCACTCCAAAACTGGTGGAGCGCCTCAGGGAATTAAAGGCAGAAGGTTACATGATTGCCCTTGATGATTTTGTAGGAGACCCCAGTTATAAGGATATCTTCCCGTATATTGATATTATCAAGCTTGATTGTTTGGGACACTCTGTCGCCGAGGTCATAGATATAAAAAAGCGGTTTTCAGGCACTAAATGCCACTTTCTGGCTGAAAAAGTGGAATCTGAGGCGGCATTTCTGGCATTTCGGGATCAGGGGATATCTTTTTTTCAAGGCTACTATTTTGCAAAGCCTCAGATACTACGAGGCAAGAGGTTTACGAGTTTTACGGCGGTGCGTCTCAAGCTGGCTGCTGAAATTGAAAAAGACACGCCAGATATAAGGGGCATCCTTGCTATAGTACAATCTGATGTTTCGCTCAGCTACAGGTTATTAAGATATATTAATTCCACGACTTTTTCGTTCAGTAATAAAATTACTTCCATTCGTCAGGCGTTGATCCTGCTAGGCGTAATAAAAGCAAAGTACTGGCTACGCCTCATGCTGTATGCAGACATGCTCAGCCCCGATGCCAATCCTGAAATTCTCCGTATGGCGTTGCAGCGCGCACATTTTCTGGGTGAGCTGGGCGTCGCTTCAAACTTTACCGCATCAAAAAATGAGAGTCTATTTCTTGTGGGCATGTTTTCAACCCTTGAGGCCATACTAGGCATGCCCATGAACACCCTCCTTAGAGAATTGCCCCTGAGTGATGAAATCAAGAGAGCTCTTCGGGGCGAACCCGGCATGTATGCCGACTACCTTGCCCTTGCCGTAGCCATGGAGCTTCTGGATTTTACCCGCGCAAACAAACTGGCCAGAGTGCTTTGTCTGCCAGAGAACATAGTCTCGAAGTCTTTTGAACTGGCCATAGAAAAATCCGACGCCATGATGAACCAGCTTGCTGATGTGTAG